The proteins below come from a single Oncorhynchus gorbuscha isolate QuinsamMale2020 ecotype Even-year linkage group LG12, OgorEven_v1.0, whole genome shotgun sequence genomic window:
- the adgrg6 gene encoding adhesion G-protein coupled receptor G6 isoform X12: MESYVCGGWWRWKFRNVLPVALLWMSLQRQVAVALRNQKVMLPNGNGKVVKVSNTVTIPTLQQFTVCFEVARSNQKNKETLFSYTRQEDSRGDEALSFGMNQDGMALVMSNETCLVDSILNPSDFTSTMKPFCLTWASTTGKVTLYYNSNYRTKTCPNTSGRLVGAGGLFRLGGKNSFDGTIYNFRLWDNAMSMTQLAALTCDAVGNVIDWDNSFWDIPSSLAQTDRTLSCICFPHCIHLTTAVPSSGTSVPIYTSHTTSCSSPGLNCPATLTPTSSSIITTNMISTNSTTHVLSATTSSATTTSMPLTTSSTTVQTTTPTTPAATTNVPTLPSTTTVTQTVIPSPAAATNTTLFYSTTNAPTASATTIVSNPATTNSPTTNNTVHEGLFYRIFFLVRDKEADVRESDVEKSVAQWLNQTFQNWTHMVYVANVSVQPCSDLQLESKRYTCRALLVYKTTTNVTLGEAAISTRMGRSGTSISNRLELDTVAVQSVENCTGETPLHYIWPESRPTVTQYIPCFPNKDQTASRTCVISPLNYTAFWCAPDLRNCIAIDNIKVSAENAAEVALQLDKITNNELSADEVFKVVGKVKELVKVAKINTHLAKTVVSILSNVMTSSVSALVTSSACTLKTVDELVQKIEFDGPTENITSKNLALGISALNYSKFNGTSFSAFIHPNSTDLQIAFKSDQLNPLAQVTLPATLLNNLTLTNAEIAAVSRINFMFFRKTGLFQDKQDELSLNSYVVASSVGNYSISNLQDPVEIEIAHLNYQTKPKPTCMFWDFTMKNGTGGWNSKGCRVSPMSNRNKTICLCDHLTHFGILMDISGSAAQIDEKNTKILTFITYIGCGISAIFSAATLLTYIAFEKLRRDYPSKILMNLSTSLLFLNMVFLLDGWLASFDVEGLCVAVAVFLHFFLLTSFTWMGLESIHMYIALVKVFNTYIRRYILKFCIVGWGLPAAIVAIVVAFDKNSYGKMQYGMGETGQGSSEFCWIRSQVVFYVTCVGYFSVLFLLNVAMFIVVMIQICGRNGKRSNHTLREEVLRNLRSVISLTFLLGMTWGFAFFAWGPVNLAFMYLFSIFNSLQGLFIFIFHCALKENVQKQWRRYLCFGRFRLSDNSDWSKTATNNTKKACSDTVRKSLSSSSFVSSTANWTSKAKATLNPFAKCSRNAGKGYANQTNAKTVSSEGEASSSIIPVHQVIDKVKGYCSVRSDNFYKNIIMSDSFSHSTKF, encoded by the exons TTGCCGTGGCGCTGAGGAACCAGAAGGTCATGTTGCCGAACGGCAACGGCAAAGTGGTCAAGGTCTCCAATACAGTGACCATACCGACCCTTCAGCAGTTCACCGTGTGCTTTGAGGTAGCCCGCTCCAACCAAAAGAACAAGGAAACCCTCTTCTCTTACACCCGGCAAGAGGACAGCAGGGGTGATGAAGCACTAAGTTTCGGAATGAACCAGGATGGAATGGCACTGGTCATGAGTAACGAGACATGTCTGGTAGACTCTATCCTCAATCCCTCGGACTTCACCTCCACCATGAAGCCGTTCTGTCTCACATGGGCCTCCACCACAGGCAAGGTGACCCTTTACTACAACAGCAACTACCGGACCAAGACCTGCCCTAACACAAGTGGGCGCTTGGTGGGGGCCGGGGGCCTCTTCAGGCTAGGGGGCAAGAATAGCTTCGATGGGACCATCTATAACTTCCGCCTCTGGGATAACGCCATGAGCATGACACAGTTGGCCGCCCTTACCTGTGACGCCGTCGGCAACGTCATTGACTGGGACAACAGCTTCTGGGACATCCCCTCTTcgctggcacagacagacagaacactgagctgCA TCTGTTTCCCACATTGCATACACTTAACAACAGCTGTTCCATCTAGTG GTACCTCTGTACCCAtctacacatcacacaccaccagCTGTTCCTCTCCTGGACTGAACTGCCCAG CAACATTAACTCCTACCAGCTCATCCATTATCACCACTAACATGATTTCTACTAATTCAACAACCCACG ttctctctgctaccacttcATCTGCCACCACTACTAGCATGCCTCTAACTACCAGCTCAACAACTG TTCAAACCACTACCCCGACCACTCCTGCAGCTACAACTAATGTTCCAACATTACCCAGCACAACCACTG TTACTCAAACCGTTATCCCATCTCCAGCAGCCGCTACTAACACAACTCTATTCTACAGCACAACCAATG CACCGACAGCTTCTGCTACTACTATTGTTTCAAACCCAGCTACGACTAACTCACCTACCACTAACAACACAGTGCATG AGGGTCTTTTCTACAGGATCTTCTTTCTTGTCCGTGACAAGGAGGCCGACGTAAGAGAGTCTGATGTTGAGAAATCTGTTGCACAATGG CTCAATCAAACCTTCCAAAACTGGACACACATGGTCTATGTCGCTAATGTCAG TGTCCAGCCTTGCAGTGACTTACAGCTAGAGAGTAAAAG ATACACCTGCCGGGCCCTGCTGGTCTACAAGACCACCACCAACGTGACCCTGGGAGAAGCTGCCATCTCCACCAGGATGGGCCGAAGCGGCACCAGCATCAGCAACAGACTGGAGCTAGACACTGTCGCCGTGCAGTCTGTCG AGAACTGCACGGGGGAAACTCCCCTCCATTACATCTGGCCAGAGAGCAGACCAACGGTCACTCAGTACATCCCCTGTTTCCCCAACAAAGACCAGACTGCATCCAGAACATG TGTGATCAGCCCCCTGAATTACACAGCGTTTTGGTGCGCCCCAGACCTCAGGAATTGCATTGCTATCGATAACATCAAAGTGTCAGCAG AGAATGCTGCCGAAGTCGCCCTCCAACTTGATAAAATCACCAACAACGAGCTCTCCGCAGACGAGGTGTTCAAGGTGGTGGGAAAGGTTAAGGAGCTGGTCAAAGTGGCCAAGATCAACACCCATCTGGCCAAAACCGTAGTTAGCATCCTCTCTAACGTGATGACCAGCTCCGTGTCAGCCCTGGTTACATCCTCAGCGTG CACATTGAAGACCGTGGATGAGCTGGTTCAGAAGATAGAGTTTGATGGGCCTACAGAAAACATAACCTCTAAAAATCTGGCTCTGGGAATTTCAGCCCTCAACTACAGCAAGTTCAATGGGACCTCCTTCAGTGCCTTCATACACCCCAACTCCACAGACCTCCAG ATTGCCTTTAAGTCGGATCAGCTGAACCCCCTGGCTCAGGTCACACTGCCAGCTACACTGCTCAACAACCTGACCCTGACCAATGCTGAGATTGCTGCTGTCTCCAGGATCAACTTCATGTTCTTCCGCAAAACAGGACTATTCCAG GATAAACAGGACGAGCTATCTCTTAACAGCTATGTTGTGGCCAGCAGTGTGGGCAATTACTCCATCAGTAACCTGCAGGATCCCGTGGAGATTGAGATAGCACACCTGAACTACCAG ACAAAACCAAAGCCAACCTGCATGttctgggatttcaccatgaaga ACGGTACAGGTGGCTGGAACAGTAAAGGCTGCAGGGTTAGTCCCATGTCCAATAGAAACAAGACTATCTGCCTCTGTGATCACCTCACACACTTTGGCATCCTAATG GATATCTCTGGATCTGCTGCacagattgatgagaaaaacacCAAGATTCTCACTTTCATCACCTACATCGGATGTGGCATATCAGCCATCTTCTCTGCTGCAACACTTCTGACTTATATTGCCTTTGA GAAGTTACGTCGTGACTACCCCTCTAAGATCCTGATGAACCTGAGCACATCGCTGCTGTTCCTCAACATGGTGTTCCtgttggatggctggctggcttcctTCGATGTGGAGGGCCTGTGTGTAGCCGTGGCCGTCTTCCTCCACTTCTTCCTGCTCACATCCTTCACCTGGATGGGCCTCGAGTCCATCCACATGTACATCGCCCTGGTCAAAGTCTTCAACACCTACATCCGGAGGTACATCCTCAAGTTCTGCATCGTCGGCTGGG GTCTGCCCGCTGCGATAGTGGCCATAGTGGTAGCTTTTGACAAAAACTCCTACGGGAAAATGCAGTATGGAATGGGGGAGACTGGACAAGGCTCTTCTGAATT cTGTTGGATCCGGAGCCAGGTGGTGTTCTATGTGACGTGTGTGGGctacttctctgtcctcttcctcctgaACGTGGCCATGTTCATTGTGGTTATGATCCAGATCTGCGGTCGCAACGGGAAGCGTAGCAACCACACACTGCGTGAGGAGGTGCTGAGGAACCTGAGGAGCGTCATCAGTCTCACCTTCCTCCTGGGCATGACCTGGGGCTTCGCCTTCTTCGCCTGGGGACCCGTCAACCTGGCCTTCATGTACCTCTTCTCCATCTTCAACTCACTGCAGG GTTTATTCATCTTCATATTCCACTGTGCACTGAAGGAGAATGTCCAGAAACAGTGGAGGAGATACTTGTGTTTTGGCAGATTCCGCCTGTCAGACAACTCAG ACTGGAGCAAGACAGCCACTAACAACACCAAGAAGGCCTGCTCGGACACCGTGAGGAAGTCCCTGTCCTCCAGCTCTTTTGTCTCCAGTACAGCAAACTGGACTTCCAAGGCCAAAGCAACTCTAAACCCCTTTGCAAAGTGCAGCAGGAATGCAG GTAAAGGGTACGCCAACCAGACCAATGCTAAAACTGTCTCCTCGGAGGGTGAGGCCTCCTCCTCCATCATCCCCGTGCACCAGGTCATTGACAAGGTCAAAGGTTACTGCTCGGTGCGCTCCGACAACTTCTACAAGAACATTATCATGTCGGACAGCTTCAGCCACAGCACCAAGTTCTAG